One Bdellovibrio bacteriovorus str. Tiberius DNA segment encodes these proteins:
- a CDS encoding acyl-CoA thioesterase has product MSVLNNYKVTIKEHHVDSLGHMNNATYLALYEEARWEAITSRGYGFKDIQKLKQGPVILEVNLKFQREVLLRENITITLEMLGYKGKIGQMKQQMIKDDGSVASEAVFTFGLFDMKERKLIEPTPEWKRAIGMD; this is encoded by the coding sequence ATGTCTGTTTTGAATAATTATAAAGTCACTATCAAAGAGCACCATGTGGATTCTTTGGGTCACATGAACAATGCCACCTATTTGGCGTTGTACGAAGAAGCCCGCTGGGAAGCCATCACCAGTCGCGGTTACGGATTCAAGGACATTCAAAAGCTGAAGCAGGGCCCGGTGATTCTGGAGGTGAATCTGAAATTCCAGCGCGAGGTTTTACTGCGTGAAAACATCACCATTACATTGGAAATGCTGGGCTACAAAGGCAAGATCGGCCAGATGAAACAGCAGATGATCAAGGACGACGGCAGTGTTGCCAGCGAAGCGGTCTTTACATTTGGTCTGTTTGATATGAAAGAAAGAAAGCTGATAGAGCCCACTCCGGAATGGAAGCGGGCGATCGGGATGGACTAA
- the phnE gene encoding phosphonate ABC transporter, permease protein PhnE translates to MLRRTIFDGIVFGFLLCLLAAALFVTSEEQLLQLGLVSALALLFFVVGCGISLALSSRKVVTLGARLFGSYPGVEDDRPWYRTFWCWQLMVSLFATLTVAVIKTEFSFVELFDQNGFAGAVRLFKGLLDPNWDVLPRAVLNIIETIFMAFLATTLAIPVAFLLSFVCAKNIMQGPWARVVYFVMRTFLNVTRSIEALIWAIIFSVWVGIGPFAGMLALMIHSIASLAKQYSEMVESVEEGPIEAIESTGANKLQTIWYAIVPQVLLPYISFTVYRWDINVRMATIIGLVGGGGIGTMLVQYQGQAMWREVGCIIVVIAVVVWALDQASAYVREALK, encoded by the coding sequence ATGTTGCGCCGAACGATATTTGACGGCATCGTCTTTGGATTTTTACTGTGCCTTCTGGCGGCAGCTTTGTTTGTCACCTCGGAAGAGCAGCTTTTGCAGCTGGGCCTGGTTTCTGCCCTGGCTTTATTGTTCTTTGTCGTCGGGTGTGGAATCAGTCTGGCGCTTTCATCGCGTAAAGTCGTCACGCTGGGTGCACGCTTGTTCGGATCTTATCCGGGTGTGGAAGACGATCGCCCCTGGTATCGCACGTTCTGGTGCTGGCAGTTGATGGTGTCGCTGTTCGCCACGCTGACTGTGGCTGTGATCAAGACTGAATTTTCGTTTGTGGAACTTTTTGATCAGAATGGTTTTGCGGGCGCCGTGCGATTGTTCAAAGGCCTGTTAGACCCGAACTGGGATGTTTTACCCCGAGCGGTGTTAAACATTATTGAAACCATCTTTATGGCGTTTCTGGCAACAACGCTCGCGATCCCGGTGGCATTTTTACTTAGCTTTGTCTGCGCAAAGAATATCATGCAGGGGCCTTGGGCGCGGGTGGTTTATTTTGTCATGCGAACCTTCCTGAACGTCACTCGTTCTATTGAAGCCTTGATCTGGGCGATTATCTTTTCAGTGTGGGTGGGAATTGGTCCCTTTGCCGGCATGCTGGCATTGATGATTCATTCGATTGCTTCACTGGCCAAACAATATTCCGAGATGGTTGAATCCGTTGAAGAAGGCCCCATTGAAGCCATTGAATCCACGGGCGCCAATAAACTGCAAACGATTTGGTATGCGATTGTTCCTCAGGTGCTTTTGCCTTATATTTCATTTACGGTCTATCGCTGGGACATCAACGTGCGCATGGCGACGATCATCGGTCTGGTCGGTGGTGGCGGTATCGGCACAATGCTGGTGCAGTATCAGGGGCAGGCGATGTGGCGTGAAGTGGGTTGTATCATTGTCGTGATTGCGGTGGTGGTGTGGGCCCTGGATCAGGCGTCGGCCTATGTTCGTGAAGCATTGAAATAG
- the phnC gene encoding phosphonate ABC transporter ATP-binding protein, protein MIVAEALLRVENLSKTYPNGVQALKNINLEVHPGEFLVVIGLSGSGKSTLLRCLNRLQKPTSGNIYFSGQEIGQLQDVTKIRSVRSKMAMIFQHFNLIPRQSVLKNVLMGRLAAKSTWQSLWGMFSGQERSEAKENLRLVGIAEKASLRADQLSGGQKQRVAIARALMQKPTLLLADEPVSSLDPATCHVVMDYLRKINQEMGITVIANLHFLSLVRKYASRVVALKDGEIVFRGKPEEITEEWFRRIYGEGAQDVAPNDI, encoded by the coding sequence GTGATTGTGGCTGAAGCCCTGTTGCGCGTTGAAAACCTGTCCAAGACCTATCCCAACGGGGTGCAGGCGCTGAAAAATATCAATCTGGAGGTTCATCCCGGGGAATTCCTGGTGGTGATCGGTCTGAGTGGTTCCGGCAAGTCGACATTGCTGCGATGTCTGAACCGTCTGCAGAAGCCGACCTCCGGGAACATCTATTTTTCAGGGCAGGAAATCGGACAGCTGCAGGATGTCACGAAGATTCGCAGTGTGCGCAGCAAGATGGCGATGATCTTTCAGCACTTCAATCTGATCCCACGTCAAAGTGTTTTAAAAAATGTTCTGATGGGTCGACTGGCGGCAAAATCCACCTGGCAAAGTTTGTGGGGGATGTTTTCTGGCCAGGAAAGATCTGAAGCGAAAGAAAACCTGCGGTTGGTGGGTATCGCTGAAAAGGCATCGCTGCGCGCGGATCAGTTGTCGGGCGGGCAAAAACAGCGCGTTGCCATTGCCAGAGCATTGATGCAAAAACCGACATTGCTTTTGGCGGACGAACCGGTGTCTTCCTTGGATCCGGCGACCTGCCACGTGGTCATGGATTATTTGCGCAAGATCAATCAGGAAATGGGCATCACCGTGATCGCCAATCTGCATTTCCTGTCTTTGGTCAGAAAATACGCCAGCCGGGTGGTGGCGCTGAAAGATGGCGAGATCGTCTTCCGCGGAAAACCTGAAGAAATCACCGAAGAATGGTTCCGACGTATTTACGGGGAAGGAGCACAGGATGTTGCGCCGAACGATATTTGA
- the phnD gene encoding phosphate/phosphite/phosphonate ABC transporter substrate-binding protein produces MKKLLLGMVLCGPVVLGGCHLKKDVLGTVENPIKFHLVPAVDAKVLTDNSQILKDYLEKNTPYKFQITIPQNFVAVVESFGTKRADVAAINTYGYYLAHKQYGVEARLTVIRYGSATYQSQFLARADGKVKTLKDLHGKKVAFVDPASTSGYLLPLKTLKDRKIEPKDTVFAMKHDSVVTMIYQGQVDAGATYYSPPQNGQLEDARRLVKTQYPDVEQKVKIIELSEPIPNDPIVFRKDMPEEMKEKIVDTLLQFAATPEGQKSLDLMLGATNLKKSTDSDYDSVREMLSTLAPEGK; encoded by the coding sequence ATGAAGAAACTTCTTCTTGGCATGGTTCTGTGTGGACCTGTTGTATTGGGTGGATGTCATCTGAAGAAAGATGTTTTGGGGACGGTCGAAAACCCGATCAAGTTTCATTTGGTCCCCGCCGTTGATGCCAAAGTTCTGACCGACAATTCGCAGATTCTGAAGGATTATCTGGAAAAGAACACACCTTATAAATTTCAGATCACCATTCCTCAGAACTTTGTGGCGGTGGTGGAATCCTTCGGCACCAAGCGTGCGGATGTGGCAGCTATCAACACCTACGGATACTATCTGGCTCACAAGCAATACGGCGTCGAAGCCCGTCTGACAGTGATTCGTTATGGGTCTGCAACTTACCAGTCACAGTTCCTGGCCCGGGCCGATGGAAAAGTCAAAACGCTGAAGGACCTGCACGGAAAGAAAGTGGCCTTTGTGGATCCGGCGTCGACGTCGGGTTATCTGCTGCCTCTAAAAACATTGAAGGACCGCAAGATCGAACCGAAAGACACTGTCTTTGCGATGAAGCATGATTCCGTTGTGACCATGATCTATCAAGGGCAGGTGGATGCCGGTGCGACTTATTACAGCCCTCCACAAAACGGGCAGCTTGAAGACGCCCGCCGTCTGGTGAAGACCCAGTATCCTGATGTCGAACAAAAAGTGAAGATCATCGAATTGTCCGAACCCATTCCGAATGATCCGATCGTCTTCCGCAAAGACATGCCGGAAGAAATGAAAGAAAAGATCGTCGACACCCTTTTGCAGTTTGCTGCCACACCTGAAGGACAGAAATCTTTGGATTTGATGTTGGGCGCGACAAACTTGAAGAAATCCACCGACAGTGACTATGACAGCGTTCGCGAAATGCTGTCGACGCTGGCTCCGGAAGGGAAGTGA
- a CDS encoding HAD family hydrolase, with amino-acid sequence MLEQILVNIQDLTKQGKTSLAVFDLDSTLFDVSPRLERILLDFAASPLNQKKFPEQVALLKNIKTLRTDWGIVGALTRAGLDGHHPEFQEAVKAYWQKSFFSNHYLQFDAPYEGAVEFVNAVSDAGAHVVYLTGRDVERMGGSSGEVIAQWGFPLNEKAELVLKPHRSMDDAKFKTDWFLDAQCKNYESIYFFENEPVNLHHLAQHCPKVQMIFFESTHAGKAEPPENLPRIMNFLLNQKES; translated from the coding sequence ATGCTGGAACAGATTCTTGTTAATATTCAGGACCTCACAAAACAGGGCAAAACCAGCCTTGCGGTCTTCGACCTCGACTCCACTTTATTTGATGTCAGTCCCCGCCTTGAAAGAATCCTTCTGGATTTCGCGGCCTCGCCATTGAATCAAAAAAAATTCCCTGAACAAGTGGCGTTGCTAAAGAACATCAAGACTCTGAGAACTGACTGGGGCATCGTCGGCGCCCTGACCCGTGCCGGACTGGACGGTCACCATCCGGAGTTCCAGGAAGCCGTGAAAGCCTATTGGCAGAAAAGTTTTTTCTCGAACCACTATCTGCAGTTTGATGCCCCTTATGAAGGTGCGGTTGAATTTGTAAATGCAGTTTCAGACGCTGGCGCCCACGTTGTGTATCTGACCGGCCGGGATGTCGAACGCATGGGTGGAAGCTCGGGCGAAGTGATTGCTCAATGGGGGTTCCCGTTGAATGAAAAAGCCGAGCTGGTTTTGAAACCTCATCGCAGCATGGACGATGCCAAGTTCAAAACGGACTGGTTCCTGGATGCCCAGTGCAAAAATTATGAATCTATTTATTTCTTTGAAAATGAACCGGTGAATTTACATCACCTGGCTCAGCACTGTCCCAAGGTACAGATGATTTTCTTTGAAAGCACCCACGCAGGCAAAGCCGAGCCACCGGAAAACCTTCCGCGCATCATGAACTTCCTGCTGAATCAGAAGGAGTCCTGA
- the rsmI gene encoding 16S rRNA (cytidine(1402)-2'-O)-methyltransferase, translating to MLYVVATPIGDINEISQRALEILKTCDLVICESTKEASKLLRAHGITGKTYEVLDEHSTPDDKASLAAMCANQTVALVSDCGTPGFCDPGADVVRLCRQKNIPVKSVLGASALMGLLSLSGQRIDEFVFRGFLPAENEARARALKELTKEKRAIILMDTPYRLKKTLNDMKEHFSQRRFLLTMNLSQEEEVVIEGPIDKLIGGLKADKAEFMLLMYPV from the coding sequence ATGTTGTACGTGGTGGCCACCCCGATTGGTGATATCAATGAAATTTCCCAGCGTGCTCTGGAAATATTGAAAACCTGCGATCTGGTGATCTGCGAAAGCACGAAGGAAGCTTCAAAACTTCTGCGCGCCCACGGCATCACCGGCAAAACTTATGAAGTCCTGGATGAACATTCCACCCCGGACGACAAAGCCTCGTTGGCTGCCATGTGCGCCAATCAAACGGTGGCTTTGGTTTCTGACTGTGGCACGCCGGGATTCTGTGATCCGGGTGCTGATGTTGTGCGCCTGTGCCGTCAGAAAAACATCCCGGTAAAATCTGTGCTGGGCGCTTCGGCCCTGATGGGATTGTTGTCATTAAGCGGTCAGCGCATTGATGAATTCGTGTTTCGCGGATTCCTGCCGGCAGAAAACGAAGCCCGTGCCCGGGCTTTGAAAGAACTGACCAAAGAAAAACGCGCCATCATTCTGATGGACACTCCTTACCGTCTGAAGAAAACCCTGAACGACATGAAAGAGCACTTCTCTCAACGTCGCTTCCTGCTGACAATGAATCTGTCACAGGAAGAAGAAGTGGTGATTGAAGGACCGATCGACAAACTGATCGGCGGCCTGAAAGCCGACAAGGCCGAATTCATGCTGCTGATGTATCCGGTTTAA
- the hrpB gene encoding ATP-dependent helicase HrpB — MSQDLLLPIDSFVPQIQSLLKNGQNLVITAAPGAGKTTRLPPALLQVTSKKVIVLEPRRMAAIAAAHRIAEEQGWQVGEEIGYQVRFANKTSNKTRLVFMTEALLARQMIEDPELSEVELVILDEFHERSMHVDLALGLLRELQELGRDIKILVMSATLEAEKIASYLGDCPIVSVPGKLFDLDVRYQKGSQQLQTFPQFFDSVVQTVKEAQLQTRHDILVFLPGVGEIDRAKDALQTWADSKNIELVPLHGSLNLEDQRRALKKTSQQRVILSTNIAESSVTIDGVNTVIDSGLAKNMKQDHRTGFSRLELGRISLSSAIQRSGRAARQFPGVAYRMWNKMDELSFGKSEVAEIQRVDLTESLLFLSAQGVTDFDSFSWFEKPQKVAIENALRYLRIAGAIDDGNKITALGRKILHFPLPVRLAKLMLVGMDLGAIELASEMAALLQERDILRRESIASFLGDNLECDLSARLEVLHQFRLSKKAPAGSAYFSLQTVDQSARQIQELAKRLQKSSDTPTAALKKDQQLALTKKILLTAYADRLCRRRGKTERALMVGGRGVKLQNETLVKNSEFFAALNGVEGSSDAETMVSLACGADKDFVLDLFRNDIVKTRDVSFVEEKGQFFTREYRSLYGLPLEEPSLSPASATEVSEKLPQILADKFDLVLKTNEALSHWWERLQFLQQQEDLNLDIEKLKIEAFTQACMGESKMQTVMEKDLCFFFESVLPSETANTLRREIPDRIEVPSGSKIRVIYPSDKPPYLEVRIQEVFGLMQTPKVYKQTIPITLHLLGPNFRPVQVTSSLESFWKNGYPEVRKELRIKYPKHQWPEDPADGIPEAKGRRRH; from the coding sequence ATGAGCCAGGACCTGCTGCTTCCCATAGACAGTTTTGTTCCCCAGATTCAAAGCCTGCTGAAGAACGGCCAGAATCTTGTGATCACTGCCGCACCGGGCGCGGGTAAAACCACCCGTCTGCCTCCGGCCCTGCTGCAGGTCACTTCAAAAAAAGTCATCGTACTGGAACCGCGCCGAATGGCTGCAATTGCAGCCGCCCACCGCATCGCCGAAGAACAAGGCTGGCAGGTCGGCGAAGAAATCGGCTATCAGGTTCGCTTTGCCAATAAAACTTCGAATAAAACCCGCCTGGTCTTTATGACCGAAGCGCTGCTGGCGCGTCAGATGATCGAAGACCCGGAACTTTCCGAAGTCGAACTGGTGATTCTGGATGAATTCCACGAGCGCTCCATGCATGTGGATTTGGCCTTGGGACTTTTGCGTGAACTGCAAGAGCTTGGCCGGGATATCAAGATTCTGGTGATGTCCGCCACCCTGGAAGCTGAAAAGATCGCAAGCTATTTAGGCGACTGCCCCATTGTCAGCGTGCCGGGAAAATTGTTTGATCTGGATGTACGCTATCAAAAGGGATCACAACAACTGCAAACCTTTCCGCAGTTCTTTGATTCCGTCGTTCAGACCGTCAAAGAAGCGCAACTGCAAACCCGTCATGATATTCTGGTGTTCCTGCCGGGCGTTGGTGAAATCGACCGGGCCAAAGATGCTTTGCAGACCTGGGCCGATAGCAAGAACATCGAACTGGTGCCATTGCATGGTTCCTTGAATCTGGAAGATCAGCGCCGTGCTTTAAAAAAGACTTCACAACAACGCGTGATCCTTTCCACCAATATTGCTGAATCCTCGGTCACCATTGATGGTGTGAACACGGTTATCGATTCGGGCCTTGCTAAAAACATGAAGCAGGATCACCGCACCGGATTTTCCCGTCTGGAACTGGGACGCATCAGCCTGTCCAGCGCCATTCAGCGCTCGGGCCGTGCCGCCCGCCAGTTTCCGGGTGTCGCATATCGCATGTGGAATAAAATGGATGAACTGTCCTTCGGCAAAAGCGAAGTGGCTGAAATCCAGCGCGTGGACCTGACTGAAAGTTTGTTGTTCTTAAGCGCTCAAGGTGTCACTGATTTTGATTCTTTCAGCTGGTTTGAAAAACCTCAGAAAGTGGCCATTGAAAATGCCCTTCGCTACCTGCGCATTGCTGGCGCCATTGATGATGGCAACAAGATCACAGCCCTGGGCCGCAAGATCCTGCACTTCCCACTGCCCGTGCGTCTGGCAAAACTGATGCTGGTGGGAATGGATCTGGGCGCCATTGAATTGGCGTCAGAGATGGCGGCCTTGCTGCAAGAACGTGACATCCTAAGACGTGAATCCATAGCCTCGTTCCTGGGTGACAATCTGGAATGCGACTTAAGTGCGCGTCTGGAGGTTTTACATCAGTTCCGATTAAGCAAGAAAGCCCCTGCAGGCAGTGCTTACTTCTCGTTGCAAACGGTGGATCAGTCGGCTCGCCAGATTCAGGAACTGGCCAAGCGACTGCAAAAGTCCTCGGACACTCCGACAGCGGCTCTTAAGAAAGACCAGCAGCTGGCCCTGACTAAAAAAATCCTGCTGACAGCTTATGCCGATCGCCTGTGCCGACGACGCGGAAAAACCGAACGCGCCCTGATGGTGGGTGGTCGTGGAGTAAAACTGCAAAATGAAACTCTGGTGAAAAATTCTGAATTCTTTGCCGCTCTGAATGGCGTGGAAGGCAGTTCAGACGCTGAAACCATGGTAAGCCTTGCTTGTGGTGCGGATAAAGACTTCGTTCTGGATCTTTTCCGCAATGACATTGTCAAAACCCGCGATGTGTCCTTTGTCGAAGAAAAAGGACAGTTCTTCACCCGCGAATACCGATCTTTGTACGGTCTTCCTTTGGAAGAGCCTTCGCTCAGTCCCGCTTCTGCAACCGAAGTTTCTGAAAAGCTGCCACAGATTCTGGCCGACAAGTTTGATCTGGTTTTAAAAACCAACGAAGCCTTGTCACACTGGTGGGAACGGCTGCAGTTCCTGCAACAGCAAGAGGATCTGAATCTTGATATTGAAAAGCTGAAGATCGAAGCCTTCACTCAAGCCTGCATGGGTGAAAGCAAGATGCAGACGGTGATGGAAAAAGATCTTTGTTTCTTCTTTGAAAGTGTTCTGCCATCTGAAACGGCAAACACCCTGCGCCGGGAAATCCCCGACCGCATTGAAGTCCCCAGCGGCAGCAAGATCCGCGTGATTTATCCTTCCGACAAACCACCGTATCTGGAAGTACGCATTCAGGAGGTGTTCGGCCTGATGCAGACACCGAAGGTTTACAAACAAACCATTCCAATCACATTACATTTGCTGGGACCGAATTTCCGTCCGGTGCAGGTGACTTCAAGTCTGGAAAGCTTCTGGAAAAACGGATACCCGGAAGTGCGCAAAGAATTGCGCATCAAGTATCCAAAGCACCAATGGCCCGAAGACCCGGCCGACGGAATCCCCGAAGCCAAAGGCCGCCGTCGCCACTAA
- the rpsD gene encoding 30S ribosomal protein S4, with amino-acid sequence MNRQGKTPRFKRQRRLLTELPGMGKAGALERRPYPPGQHGLRRRKYSEFALQLEEKQKLRFHYGLREEQFRRLINKAKKSKATNWVEALVNLLEKRLDNVVFRLGFAASIPAARQLVSHGKVLVNGKKVNIGSQIIKVGDKITLKDEAYQNQVYMAAKQAPRLPLPSFMAKEDVAGKEQGRLTDEPNLESVPFAFEPGLVIGYYSMRG; translated from the coding sequence ATGAACAGACAAGGTAAAACGCCACGTTTTAAAAGACAGAGAAGACTTTTGACCGAACTTCCCGGTATGGGGAAGGCGGGCGCTCTGGAAAGACGCCCATATCCTCCAGGTCAGCACGGCCTTCGTCGCCGAAAGTACTCTGAATTCGCTTTGCAACTTGAGGAAAAACAAAAGCTGAGATTCCACTACGGCCTGCGCGAGGAGCAGTTCCGTCGTTTGATCAATAAAGCTAAAAAATCCAAAGCCACCAACTGGGTTGAAGCTTTGGTTAACTTGCTGGAAAAACGCTTGGACAACGTTGTATTCCGCCTTGGCTTTGCTGCCAGTATCCCTGCAGCAAGACAGTTGGTTTCCCACGGTAAAGTTCTTGTGAACGGCAAGAAAGTAAACATCGGTTCCCAGATCATCAAAGTGGGCGACAAGATCACTTTGAAAGATGAAGCCTACCAAAATCAGGTTTACATGGCTGCGAAACAAGCTCCACGCCTGCCTTTGCCATCATTCATGGCTAAAGAAGATGTAGCGGGTAAAGAACAAGGCCGTTTGACTGATGAACCAAATCTTGAGTCAGTTCCATTTGCGTTCGAGCCAGGTTTGGTAATCGGTTACTACTCAATGAGGGGCTAA
- a CDS encoding Mpo1 family 2-hydroxy fatty acid dioxygenase: MKSLEQWFAEYSESHQHPVNQRLHKICVPLIFFSIVGMLLQIPVNLGPIKLGELLIAVALGWYMTLGPKVFLVMLGQLVLSYALVYVLSLWVSPIWPLVLIFVLAWVGQFYGHHLEGKKPSFFKDLQYLLIGPLWVVRGLF, translated from the coding sequence ATGAAGTCGCTGGAGCAATGGTTCGCTGAATACAGTGAAAGCCACCAGCATCCCGTCAATCAGCGCCTGCATAAGATCTGTGTGCCTCTGATCTTTTTTTCTATCGTAGGAATGCTTCTGCAAATCCCTGTGAACCTGGGACCGATTAAACTGGGCGAGCTGCTGATTGCGGTGGCCTTGGGCTGGTATATGACCCTCGGACCAAAGGTTTTTCTGGTAATGTTGGGGCAACTGGTTCTGAGTTATGCTTTGGTTTACGTACTTAGTCTTTGGGTGTCACCGATCTGGCCGTTAGTCCTGATATTCGTTCTGGCGTGGGTGGGGCAATTTTATGGCCATCACCTTGAAGGCAAAAAGCCATCTTTTTTCAAAGACTTACAGTATCTACTGATCGGGCCCCTGTGGGTGGTCCGTGGTCTGTTTTGA
- the cysE gene encoding serine O-acetyltransferase, with protein MISGILEFLRTYKNYDPAAKSLWEIALLYPGPKAVGLHRIAHELYSMKLFFLARLVAEISRWLTGIEIHPGATLGKRLVIDHGFGVVIGETAVIGDDCIIFHGVTLGGLKFDPVKRHPTVGNKVLIGTGAKILGPITIGDGALVGANAVVIREVPAGATVVGPVATVK; from the coding sequence ATGATTAGCGGCATTTTGGAATTCCTGCGCACTTATAAGAACTACGACCCGGCGGCAAAATCCCTGTGGGAGATCGCTTTGCTTTATCCGGGCCCGAAGGCCGTGGGATTGCATCGTATTGCTCATGAGCTTTATTCCATGAAATTGTTTTTCCTGGCCCGTTTGGTGGCCGAGATTTCCCGTTGGTTGACCGGTATTGAAATTCATCCCGGCGCCACTTTGGGAAAACGTCTGGTGATCGATCACGGTTTCGGCGTGGTGATTGGTGAAACTGCAGTGATCGGTGATGACTGCATTATCTTTCACGGTGTGACTTTGGGCGGACTGAAGTTTGATCCGGTGAAGCGCCATCCCACTGTGGGCAACAAAGTGCTGATCGGAACGGGTGCCAAGATCCTGGGCCCGATCACAATCGGCGACGGTGCACTTGTCGGTGCGAATGCCGTCGTGATCCGCGAAGTTCCAGCCGGTGCCACTGTTGTTGGCCCTGTGGCGACGGTGAAGTGA
- a CDS encoding 3'-5' exoribonuclease YhaM family protein: MEKQTVQSLQDKSNVDALFLVKEKNVSVGKNGRPFMGLQLGDATGTIDARLWDRVDELAREFEIGDILRVKGLVQIFQHRKQLIVHRLERVEASTVDMADFIPATARNAEDMMAELTQLVRSMKNDYLRQLVTDTLEDPEIRPMVLRAPAAKSIHHAWMGGLLEHILSICKIMDFMGTHYSFLNRDLLLFGAIFHDIGKVWELSYDNGISYTDRGRLIGHMQIACELIDKKSSRILGFSEELRDICKHIILSHHGKLEYGSPKRPKFLEAMVVAMVDDFDSKVATVKTLMDNERGSGEKWSRYSELFDRYFLLDDMNEKY; the protein is encoded by the coding sequence ATGGAAAAACAAACTGTCCAAAGTCTTCAGGATAAAAGCAATGTCGACGCTCTTTTCCTGGTGAAGGAAAAGAATGTTTCCGTCGGTAAAAACGGCCGTCCTTTTATGGGTCTGCAATTGGGTGATGCCACGGGCACTATCGACGCCCGTCTGTGGGACCGCGTGGACGAGCTGGCTCGTGAATTTGAAATCGGCGACATTCTCAGAGTAAAAGGTCTGGTTCAGATCTTTCAGCACCGCAAACAACTGATCGTGCATCGCCTGGAGCGTGTGGAGGCTTCGACTGTGGATATGGCGGATTTCATTCCTGCCACCGCCCGCAATGCCGAAGACATGATGGCAGAGCTGACGCAGTTGGTGCGTTCGATGAAAAACGATTATCTGCGCCAGTTGGTGACGGACACCTTGGAAGATCCTGAGATCCGTCCGATGGTGCTGCGTGCACCGGCCGCTAAAAGCATTCACCACGCGTGGATGGGTGGATTGCTGGAGCATATTCTTTCCATCTGTAAAATCATGGATTTTATGGGGACACACTATTCGTTCCTGAATCGTGATTTACTTTTGTTCGGTGCGATTTTTCACGATATCGGTAAAGTGTGGGAGCTGTCGTATGACAATGGAATTTCCTACACGGATCGCGGCCGTCTGATTGGGCACATGCAAATCGCCTGTGAGCTGATAGACAAGAAGTCCTCACGTATCCTGGGTTTTTCTGAAGAACTGCGTGACATCTGCAAGCACATTATCTTAAGTCATCATGGCAAACTTGAATACGGATCGCCCAAGCGTCCGAAGTTCCTGGAGGCGATGGTGGTGGCCATGGTGGATGATTTCGACAGCAAGGTCGCCACCGTGAAAACTCTGATGGATAACGAGCGCGGTTCCGGTGAAAAGTGGTCCCGTTATAGCGAACTGTTTGATCGCTATTTCCTGCTCGATGATATGAACGAGAAATACTAG